A genomic region of Eucalyptus grandis isolate ANBG69807.140 chromosome 5, ASM1654582v1, whole genome shotgun sequence contains the following coding sequences:
- the LOC104447074 gene encoding putative receptor-like protein kinase At4g00960 yields the protein MDPPNLLLLLLLMFAPTINAEFPVTYCGSTGNFTANSTYQTTLTTLLSSISTANPSSFSYSSFNASTVVSGTSQTLYALGLCRGDMTAQSCHACLDVLASDIRRLCPLLKEALLYGDNCFFRYSDASFFGTVERQPSYMVKSAYNVSNPDTYDAALKKLLNGLWPKAASGGSLRKYALGNESAGPDMIYALVQCTPDLTEQQCSDCLVIGVQKIRDCCARYTTGGFMVPNCLILYETNNQFFDAVSQPLSPPPPPSPKMPPPSPSQEADVLPPPPALAVGKSNSTRAVIIVVVTSVSALLVIGVVIVLLKVKRKMKQPRQSEVVHEISTARSLQFDFGTIRAATDNFSDSKKLGQGGFGAVYRGLLSNGREIAVKRLSQNSSQGEVEFKNEVMLLARLQHRNLVRLLGFCLEGVEQLLIYEFVPNSSLDQVIFDPLKRVNLNWDRRYKIIMGVIRGMLYLHEDSRLRIIHRNLKASNILLDLDMNPQISDFGMARLFELDQTQAETNRIVGTHGYMAPEYVRNGNFSIKSDVFSFGVLILEIISGQRNNHCVDNNIEILISYVWKNWREGSISNIIDPFITSGSSTEIERCIHIGLLCVQENAASRPTMASVLLMLNSHLVDLQVPSRPAFFMHSTIEFDVSSTQDYNSRVSEVEGSRNKTNQFSRNEASMTELYPR from the exons atggATCCTCCAAATCtccttctcttgcttcttctcatGTTTGCTCCCACCATAAACGCCGAATTCCCAGTGACCTACTGTGGTTCGACCGGCAACTTTACCGCCAACAGCACCTACCAAACAACCCTCACCACcctcctctcctccatctccaccgcCAACCCCTCGTCCTTCTCCTACAGCTCCTTCAATGCCTCCACCGTCGTCTCCGGCACCTCCCAAACCCTCTACGCCCTTGGCCTCTGCCGCGGTGACATGACCGCCCAGAGCTGCCACGCCTGCCTCGATGTCTTGGCCTCCGACATTCGCCGCCTCTGTCCCCTCCTGAAGGAGGCACTCCTCTACGGTGATAACTGCTTCTTCCGGTACTCGGACGCCTCGTTCTTCGGCACAGTCGAAAGACAACCATCCTACATGGTGAAATCCGCTTACAACGTCTCGAACCCAGACACGTACGACGCAGCGCTGAAGAAGCTCCTGAACGGTCTGTGGCCCAAGGCCGCGAGTGGCGGCTCGCTGAGAAAGTACGCGTTGGGGAACGAATCGGCGGGGCCTGACATGATCTACGCGTTGGTACAGTGCACCCCGGACTTGACGGAGCAGCAATGCAGCGACTGCCTGGTGATAGGCGTCCAGAAGATCAGGGACTGCTGTGCCAGGTACACAACAGGAGGGTTCATGGTGCCAAATTGCCTGATCCTGTACGAGACCAATAACCAGTTCTTCGACGCGGTTAGCCAGCCACTTtctccgccgccaccgccgtcaCCAAAAATGCCACCGCCATCACCATCGCAGGAGGCAGATGTGCTGCCTCCACCACCAG CTCTTGCAGTTGGAAAGAGCAATTCGACGAGGGCCGTGATAATTGTGGTCGTCACAAGTGTTTCGGCACTGCTTGTCATCGGCGTTGTCATTGTGCTCCTGAAAGTGAAAAGGAAGATGAAGCAGCCCAGACAGA GTGAAGTTGTGCATGAAATTAGCACAGCACGGTCACTGCAATTTGATTTTGGCACTATTAGAGCGGCAACGGATAACTTCTCTGATTCCAAAAAGCTTGGACAAGGCGGTTTTGGCGCTGTTTACAGG GGTCTGCTCTCAAACGGACGGGAAATCGCGGTGAAACGGTTGTCGCAAAATTCCAGCCAAGGGGAAGTAGAGTTCAAGAACGAGGTCATGTTACTAGCTAGGCTACAACATAGGAACTTGGTTAGGCTCCTAGGTTTTTGTCTGGAAGGAGTTGAACAGCTTCTCATTTACGAGTTTGTGCCCAATTCGAGCCTTGATCAAGTCATATTTG ATCCCCTAAAGCGTGTGAATCTCAACTGGGATAGACGATACAAGATAATAATGGGTGTCATTCGAGGGATGCTTTACCTACACGAAGACTCTCGACTTCGTATCATCCATCGGAACCTCAAAGCAAGCAATATTTTGTTGGACTTAGACATGAATCCTCAGATATCAGATTTCGGTATGGCGAGGCTGTTCGAGTTGGACCAAACTCAGGCAGAGACAAATCGAATCGTGGGGACCCA CGGATACATGGCGCCGGAGTATGTGAGGAACGGAAACTTCTCGATCAAGTCAGATGTGTTTAGTTTCGGAGTGTTGATTCTGGAGATTATAAGTGGTCAGAGGAACAATCACTGCGTGGACAATAACATTGAGATCCTAATAAGCTAT GTTTGGAAGAATTGGAGGGAAGGATCAATATCGAACATCATTGATCCCTTTATAACTTCTGGTTCAAGTACTGAAATTGAGAGGTGCATCCACATTGGTCTACTATGTGTCCAAGAAAACGCGGCTAGTCGGCCAACGATGGCCTCAGTCCTCCTCATGCTTAACAGCCACTTGGTTGATCTCCAAGTGCCGTCAAGACCCGCGTTCTTCATGCACAGTACCATTGAATTTGATGTGTCATCTACACAGGATTACAATTCGAGGGTATCTGAGGTCGAGGGATCAAGAAACAAAACTAACCAGTTCTCGAGAAATGAGGCCTCTATGACCGAGTTGTATCCACGGTAG